In Onthophagus taurus isolate NC unplaced genomic scaffold, IU_Otau_3.0 ScKx7SY_16, whole genome shotgun sequence, the genomic stretch gggaagaacattaagcgatttaggagttaaaaccgtagaaagtgtggtccagtcggtgtcatctacaacgcacagttacacaattcaacccgtaatatctgctgatgggaaacttctttctccactttttattgttttaaaagaaccctctggcagctttggaccgagggtagcaaatacaatgtttaaagcagacaatatatacgttttggcatcaaaatctggaaagttaacttcagaacacatgaaaaattggctccaaaatgtatattttccaaatactggttctaaatcattattattattagattcttggagtggccattgtcctgaagttattagtgaaataactccatcaggtactaattttaaacatttatctatacctgcagggacaacaggtcaaatacagcccctagatgtatttggtttcagaatatggaaaaattttattagaagattctctgatcagattattctttaccagtatgatgtcaatttacatcagagggataacatattaaaattgcaatcgttgacgcataaccagttggcttcccctcggtttataaatgtttttaaatacgcatggtttgcaagtggctatatagaggagagaccagaccattttgaaaatcccgtggaagtttgcttttcgagtgagaagccaacgtgtgatatctgtggggatatagcggtcataacatgtgcatggtgtaaaaaatccttatgtttaaaacattttttccacgactttcatttttgccaacactacgtagaataaaaataaatttaatattgaaaattaatataatacataaaaaacgtcaattagtaatgtagaataaacttctttggtatattgaactattttttttgtcagttgctttttaactcataaataaataaaatatcttatttatctagtagttttatatttattatttaaagaaaatgagggtagtttacctcgtggaacatcgatagatagatttttaaaaaacaataccacagttacgatggcagttttcatcttcgaggtataaacaaaaaactacccctaatttgtaacccttataaccattttcaaaaatttttacttcaaatataaaacaaacacagtaccaaatttcgccgtaatcgacaaataacgcccgggatagaattaatttttaagggggtggataaccccaacaacccctatatggtgtattatgccttattttacactaaacattttattgtgcgactaatttacggttttgtttaaagtattttcaaaatacctgacaattttatcacatcattcttacgaaaagtgcttacatgttaacccccgtaacttcgctggggttgatctagggcgaatgggaaaaaacccttaactaatatttttgaacgcactagaagtatacttaatgccgccaaaatcgatagggtggtttttaaataattccaaaaaaataggggtagttcgccctttttaaccctctgctatatgtgtgacacatcaaaagaaagctcttttaaaatgaatatcagttacaatttaccaaattttgatagcacttttcgttttcaaaatataagtgaaaacgtactttttctccaaactttcaacccctataactcgccccaggggcttttaccgcacgtataaaaaaatgtgcgaaccttattttggcccattctatgactgtaccaaattgcatcgaaatcggtgagacacagttgtgacacttcccttgtaagtagtatttagcgttttcctcgcctactataattaaaaatttgaattttaatctttaatattttaaaaattcaaaaataacgcttattttccgcaaaaacatcatgcgtgcgatacatcattggaaagctaaaaatatactcttttcagtaacatcataataaagtatagtttgtatttaaaaaaatacaactttgttatatctcaaaaattatcagctatgttaaaaatttttcaacggcagtatattctactcaaaaaagtgtcttaagaatgtattaaccccatttctctcatttcaaaaataaacgaaatatgagcattttttgaaatcactaaaatttgactttttggctataatttaaaaacaaaagaagatagagatttggtctttacgggattggattagtttcggaaaaagagaccgggacatggcacctacttttttcgtatctcttatagtttctgagatagcctataataacacccaaatttgcccaccctgtacaatatcatacagggtgagttattagtatctCGGCGGACGATAGTTGCTAAACCGTTTAAgacagaaaattttttttctataaaagttgtttgactcacgtaaaattatttttacttatacaggatgttccatttaggCGGAGAGTACGTAAGTTAATTGAATGATAAACACTTACTTGAATTAAACTGaactttattttactatttggagttaattaataacatttaagaaataatgCTAGAGAAGAACATTACGAACGAAGTTTAACACGGCTCAGTTTTACAATGTTACAAATGttcatctttttctttttaacaaaaccagAAAATTCTTGAACTTGtacacaaaaaagaaactcGTCTAGAGAGGGAACACAATACAAGAAAACTGAATatgaattacaaaatataaagACAGAATAAACAAATCGgttcttttaataaagatagacttaaaattaacaacctgtatattttatcatatatgAATAGCGACTAACTCATAGCGTtcatagtttctgagatattcaattgtttttccaaaatgtgtccaTTGCAGAACCTTTTCAAAAACGATGAAAAACGAcgttttttccaattttactTTGAAACTATGTCAGATaatagtcaaagccagtagGTAAATGATAGTATCCAAAGACACGCTATACAGCGTCTTCATAAAacttagttacttttgatgtttttcaaatggctatttcataagttttttaaatggaacaccctgtatattgtgtaCTGGTTGAATTGCcgatcaagttacctttaattaatgataagtatgtcatatatctaactttagtagttttcctaatatttagaatttaaagaataatgtgtaataaaatatgcgttattgtacttaatattatgttctagttttttttgttctcccttttattatttgattaatattttataatgtaaaataattttgctgctatacagggtgtttcggtgactcggggaacaaatgtaaccacatatactagagtgaaaatgatgacgattcatgtaaaaaaaaaatttgtaaaagcCCGCAAAATGcaaagatgaaattttaacacatttttctaaatatcttaaactctatttatggtaaagcgttgaaatttggtgcagtgtaaactaatatcacgtaaaatcattaagcaatttttgagttagaTCGGTACGCGGGAACAATGTTATACAGGTTGTTCCTAatgtttgtttgctcagaacttttttattctatcataaccctacatttatttttacagtttctaatagtaaatttagtttagaaatttttattactcagagaatattgataaaaaccaccgttttcgtattaaatgcaaaaatgttaggctccgaattcaataacactaaaaagtatatataaataaataatctgaattGGCAATGACAAGTGAAAATCGAACTAAGCTGTCTGTGTAACTATTATGTATGCAACATATCCAAGtgtagatttagctaaatcacatttttaatttctttagttggtttaataaaagaatccaaaaacaataaattaaaaaacaacaaaaaataaacaaaaaacgacaacactaacaggaataataaaaaaaagtacataaaataacaagacaaataataaaaaaatactaaaaggaatgttcaaaaacttaaatttctttttttttttagtgctattattaaaaataaatgtagggttatgatagaataaaaaagttctgagcaaacaaactttaggaacagcctgtatagcattgttcccgcggaCCGATCCAAATCATAAGGCAATTTATGATTGGAACGattttacattacattaaattacactgtaccaaatttcagcgttctactgtaaatagtgtttaagatatttggaaaaatttgttaaaatttcttaactttgatgacctgtatctttgaaatttgaagacttttactaattttttttacatgaatcgaccgaaacaccctgtataccaaattttattgcgacTTGGTACTTTATgagatttaaaaagttgtaagtaataaaatatgcaattgTTCTGCCATATAATTTACAACTTTAGAGAAAATAAGATGCACATGTTAAGAGATATCTCAAGATATTTTATACAGCGCGAAAATGGAtggcattttgaacaatttctaaatattaattaaattaatatctacTTGTTGAGCACGTTTAGTAATTGTTTATAGTGTGTTGCTGCATTTCCTTcgaataatttagtaattaaaaaagggaTTTATTGTTCTGCCATTTAATTGTATATTTATCacgttttgattatttatttattaaaagttttttttaattgtattttaatataatgttACTGATCTACAAatgacaaacaaaaaaaagacagaatatattacattctgttacttttttaagtacaataatgacattttattacacatttttctttaaattctaaatatcaggaaaactattaGTTAGAcatatgacatacttatcattaattaaagggaacTTGATTCGAAATTCAATTAGcacataatatacagggtgctccatttaaagaatttaagaaaaagctatttgaaaaacatcaaaattaactaAGCTGTataaacagcctgtatagtgtatctaatatctttgggTACTATCATTTACCTACTGTCTGACGtagtttcaaggcaaaatCGGAAAGAATGTCGCttttacatcgtttttaaaaagatcctgtaatgggcacattttggaagaacagttgaatatctcaggaatTATGAACGCTATGAGTTAGTAACATATAtggttgtataaacaaatttagttgtattcataatatgataaagcatacagggtgttccatttaaataaatttacgtaCTCTCCGTTACGTTTAAAAGGAACACGCTGTATAAGTGAAAGTAATTGTACGTAATAGAAAGGAATGagttaaacaacttttgtataaaaatttttttttcaaaactatcGACCGCCGGGATACTAATAACTGACCCTGTATATTACAGTTATTCAACTGAATTATGCAATATCACACCTTGTCATTTTTAcataagccgaggtcgcttgcgggcgaggcccTAGAATTGACATTAGATGAATAAAATGGCACATTACAGCGCCCAGCGCTTCAAATTAGTCCCTCTCAGTAATACTCAAGTccaggtcgcttgcggccgaggcgctacagtTGATATTATGCAGGGTGTTTCTGTAAAccgtggcataattttaatcacaaatactagagtcaaaataaataatgtaatataaACCCATAAAAGACTGCCGGCGAGGTGctacaatatacagggtgattctcaacctatacaggtgtcccgttaagggtacggagcggctgtatctcgacaacggtaaggcctataggtttgggaaaaaaacgcattggcctccccctcccttattatgacagatatgagaaatatcgcaaaacaaaagcgatgcggtattatctaacctattaaatgatgtcaaaattatagctcatcgcctaactttctgagatagcgggaattttatgtttctcaatggaaATGgcctataaggatttttttcccaaacctctaggcttTACCGTTGTCGAGATACAGCCACTGCGTacccttaacgggacaccctgtatattcttAAATTCCATATTGAAGTGGTATCAAactaatgcctcggccgcaagcgacctcggcttataACTAGATGGAATCGTACATTTTCAGCCAGCGAGGTTGAAACACGTAATGCAGAGTCTCGGCCGTCATAAATTCagtcaaggtcgcttgcgattGAGGCAATCAAATAGTAATGTCCAAGTTTGTATTGATGTGGCAACCATTATAATGTATGCTTTACAACCTAAAACGACTTCAATCTAACGTAATCTAACTGTAAAGTGAACCAACCCAACTCCATAGCAAACCAACCGAAAAACAAGTCTCCTCTAAGATGTGTCAGGCTACGTATTCTCATCTTAGATGCTAATCTGTGAATTTTaagagataaaaacaatatacttatattgttttatatacttataaagataataagagacaatttctattgaattttctttcttttaatctATATCTTTAAATATCAAGGAATACTTAATCTAAGAAATACAACAcacaatatattaaatatgaaTGAAACAGTCGATATTGAAGATTCCTTGAAATTATCGACAACAACTATTAATACCCAAtcctattaatattaatgacagGAAAGGAgtaaaattcttttagaattttaatgaataaactttaaaaacgttaaagtataaaaaaatgttaaacattAACCTTGACgctacaaaaataaacttttatcacCTTTTTTTTACAAACACAACGTGTTTATCGATTTAATtacaacattaaattatttaaaaaaataatacacttAAAATACGAATTTAGAGGAGTCTATTCATAAAACTGACCTAGATGAGCGTtccaaaacgattttttttatgctatAAATACCGTTTAAAcctataaataatatttgaataaataaatcgtttttaagGTGTCGGGTTAATGACTAGAAAAGTCGGAGCGACCGTCTCCCCCGTTGTCGAATTGAAAAAAGAGGGCGACACCTACGTTTTAACCTCAACATCCACCTTCAAAAACATGACCACCAAATTCCAACCCGGAGTTGAATTCGACGACGAAACCGCCGACGGCCGCAAAGTCAAAAGCATCATCACCATCGCCGGCGATACCATAACTGAAGTTCAAACCGATCAAAACGGGAAAGTTTCCACCATTGAACGCACATTTTCCGATCAAGAGATCAAaatggtaaataaattaatcaaagaaattttaaaaattaactttatttttttgattcaagGTTTTGAAGGTCGATGATGTCATTTGCACGAGGGTTTATAAGTTGCAAGGTTAAAAAGGTCATTGATTGATTAGAAGTGATGATAAAAAGATTGATATTATTGAtgataagttaaaaaaagtactgggatttattttatttactatttttttgtttcatttataaacatcaCTTTgcattttctcaataaaaacgtttaaaaaaaaattaatttgtttttatcgcacctttttttacataaatggataggaaattaaaaatgctttaaaatgaacccaaactcgacttATTTATCTCTAACCGTTGTCGAGATATCTTAAtctttaccaaaaaaaatggCGGTTATTTGACATATGACAGTTtgtaacctaacttttttatttttaaacccaaatatatcatgtttggtatcaaattaaagcatttttgattcttattaagatcgtttcaatatttatcaaaaatcgttatatttaattttgacatttgacagctATTAAcgcaactttttttatatttgtcaaaattgatatGTATTCTTCTATATTACATTATGCAACtctatgaatattaaaaatatcgtcaAGACGCGCggcataacctcaaaatttctaattttaattttatttctactaaCAATCACCGTAAAACCCGTCAAAATTGCTTTCATTTCATatcaaacacgatatattttggtaaacttaggttagaaactgtcaaatgtcaaaattaaaaacaatgaaaaaaaaattttttggttataaacatgttctttttaacataaatggacagaaaattaaaaatgctttaaaatgaacccaaactcgacttGTTTATCTCTAACCGTTgtcgagatatcttaatttttacaaaaaaaaaaatggcgattTTTTGACATGACAGTTtgtaacctaacttttttatttttaaacccaaatatatcatgtttggtatcaaattaaagcatttttgattcttattaaaatggtttcaatatttatcaaaaaatcgttgtatttatttttgacatttgacagttattaacctaacttttcattttttaactcaaatatatcgtgtttggtatcaaattaaagcatttttgattcttattaaaatcgtttgaatatttatcaaaaatcgttatatttaattttgacatttgacagttattaacccaacttttttattttcaaacccaaatatatcatgtttggtatcaaatgaaagcattgttgattcttattaaaatcatttcaatatttatcaaaaaatcgttatatttaattttgacatttgacagttattaaattttttttgctaaaagttaagatatctcaataaGAGTTAGAGATAAATAAATTGAGGTTGCGTCCTGCTCCGATCATAAAAtagttaggttaaaaactgtcaaatgtcaaaattaatatgtatTTTCCTAAGGAAAACAATCACCGTAAAACCCGTCAAAattgctttcatttgatatcaaacacgacatatttgggttaaagttaggttataaactgtcaaatgtcaaaattaaaaataacgaaataaaatttttggtaataaaagtgctcttttttaacataaatagacagaaaattaaaaatgctttaaaatgaacccaaactcgacttATTTATCTCTaaccgttatcgagatatcttaatttttactaaaaaaaaatggcgattATTTGACATGACAGTTTgtaacctaactttttcattttttaatccaaatatatcgtgtttggtatcaaattaaagcatttttgattcttattaaaatcgtttcaatatttatcaaaaaattgttgtatttatttttgacatttgacagttattaacctaactttttcgttttttaacccaaatatatcgtgtttggtatcaaattagagcatttttgattcttattacaatcgtttaaatatttatcaaaaatcattatatttaattttgacatttgacagttattaagctaactttttcattttttaatccaagtatatcgtgtttggtatcaaataaGAGCTTCTtggattcttattaagatcatattaatatttatcaaaaagtcgttatgtttaattttgacatttgacagttattAACCcaacttttacattttttgacgcaagtatatcatgtttggtatcaaatgaaagcatttttgattcttattaagatcatttcaatgtttcatcatgatatatttgggttaaaaaataaaaagttataaagttAGCTTAGAAACTgtcatatttcaaataatcgccactttttttgctaaaagttaagatatctcaataaGAGTTGGAAGTAAATAAGTTGAGGTTGGGTTTTGTTCCGAGCATAAAATAGTTAGGTTAGagactgtcaaatgtcaaaattaatatgtatTTTCCTAAGAAAAACAATCACCGTAAAACCCGTCAAAATTGCTTTcaccaaacacgacatatttggatatttgggttaaagttaggttataaactgtcaaatgtcaaaattaaaaataacgaaataaaatttttggttataaaggttttcttttttaacataaatagacagaaaattaaaaatgctttaaaatgaacccaaactcgacttATTTATCTCTaaccgttatcgagatatcttcatttttaccaaaaaaaaatggcggttatttgacagtttctaacctaacttttttattttcaaacccaaatatatcatgtttggtatcaaattaaagcatttttgattcttattaagatcatgttaatatttatcaaaaatcgttgtttaattttgacagttattaacccaacttttttattttctaacctaagtatgtcgtgtttggtatcaaatgaaagcatttttgattcttataaacatcattttaatatttatcaaaaaatggttatatttaattaattaaaaaattaatttgttttgatcGCACCTGTACCATATTGATGTGTTGGCGCtgtatacaaaaaaacttcaaaatgaatttttatccccttttaattacttaatatCGATTAGGTggtattaatttcatttaaaaatacttcttttttatttatatttattttaatttgtttataatcaaaaattaattttattagttgattaaaaaaaaactgtcagattaagcgccatctattatcaACAAAcccaattttattcttacaaTCCTAACCTCGAACCAGTTCGTGTTTTGACTTACCGACGAAACGACTACGACGTTTTCGATTAAAAGATTTACCGATTGAACAGTTCAAAATTTCAACTTAAAGCTCGCGATCGACTCAATTTCGCTTCAAAAGCTCGCTATCGCGATTTAATCGCGAAATTAAGATTCgacaatttgaggttatgcgAAGGAGGTGATGACTTCAACCCGGCGGAATAAATCGGAAACGAACAGTTTCGAATTGGTGTTAAACGAAAACGAATCATTAATCGGTGAGAAAGACGATTTACAAGTCGATTTGCAAAATGTAagtgaaaaaataaatcgttggaggaaaatgattaaaacgatttcttttttaagataatttgtGGTGGCAACACTGTTTTGTTGGACGGAAATCAATACTATATTCATTCCAATGAAGTTGAAGCGGTTATTTTGAATCCTGATGAGGGAAATAACGCGATTCAAGATGTTTATATCAAAGATAACGGTAATAATGAGTAAAATGTGGGGTTTTTGGAGGTTATGTAACGTTTTTTAGAGGAAGAACCGATTCAATTCGTCCAAGAGGAGATTGAAAGTAATTCTAACCTCATTTATTCTGTTGGAGGTAAACGATTAAAGCTAGAAAATGGGAAGATATTTAATTTGGAGGGAATACAGCAATTCACTGATGAATTGGGGATTTTAAACCAAGTTAGTGGAAGGgaaaggttaaaaaataacacaaaaaagtgatttttaattatttttttgtttttttgatttagttCCGTTCAATATGCTGTAATAAAAGATGGGCAACTTCATTTGCAACTTTCTGAAGATGACTCAGTTGAAATTTTGAACGAAAATGATTTCAAAGCGCTAAAAAAgccaaaaagttattttaatttgatcgAATCGCCATCAGTTATCTTTAACACTGAaaatcaaatcaattttattaaaccgGATGATAACATCCAAGTGATTTTCgatgatgatttattaaaaggggatcaaaatttaatcaaccAAGAAGAAATCATCCCAAAGGAAGAatcaaataactttttgaacCAAAAATTCACAATCGGGCGAAAACCCAATGGAAAATGTCTCGTTGGGCGAATTTTAAACATTCAAACCCCTCAAAATCAACCGGATCATTTTAGAATCGATTTTAATACGGGCGATATCGAAAATGTTCTCAACGAAGccgaaattaatcaaaatcaaattgattttatttcaaaaacgttAAACGGTCTCGCCGAATTACCCacgttacaaaaaaaattgttaaacacGAATTTACAGGTTAAATTAATCGAGAAAATCGtcgataatcaaaaaaaaacgatcaAAAAGAACGAATTTTACGGCGTTTTAATCGAATATGTAAATGAGAATAACGAAAAGTTTTATCGGTTTAATTTAGGAACTAATTTGGGGTTTGATCAAAAAACTTCGCTAATTATTGCGTTAAATATAACGAAATTGGGTGATAAAGAAAAGGTGTCGACGAAAGTTACGTTTTTGGATGAAAAGATTGAGAAATCTTCGCCGTTTGTGTGCGGGATTTGCtcgaaaagttttaaaaatcaaaatttgttgttaaagCATGCCTCTAATGACCATTTGGAACAATTTCCGTTTGATTTAAACGGTAAAATGAAGTCGGGGAATGAAAAGAGcgatttgttttttgtttgttttcaaTGCACGatgaattttaaatcgatttctGAGTTGAATGAGCATAAAAAGAGGGTTCATGGGTCGGGAagtgataaatttttttattgcgaAACTTGCGGGAGGCAATTTTCAAGACATTCTAATTTAATTCGGCACGAAGTTATTCATAATGGAGAGGGGAATTTGTATAATTGTACGATTTGTGGGTCgagttataaatttgttagttCTTTAACCAGGCATATTGTACAAAATCATGTCGGTAAAAGTTAAGTGagatttattattgtatttatcattaatttttttatgtaagattaatttatacagatttatgtattaatttaaggactttaaagtgttttaacaaataattaaaaccatttttttaatatttttcgttattttagaGTTTCGTTGTTAGATGGCGctgttatttttagttgtcaaaaatt encodes the following:
- the LOC111418730 gene encoding myelin P2 protein isoform X1, giving the protein MVDAYLNKKYKLASSDNFDEFMKALGVGLMTRKVGATVSPVVELKKEGDTYVLTSTSTFKNMTTKFQPGVEFDDETADGRKVKSIITIAGDTITEVQTDQNGKVSTIERTFSDQEIKMVLKVDDVICTRVYKLQG
- the LOC111418730 gene encoding myelin P2 protein isoform X2, which encodes MNRFLGLKYKLESSDNFDNYMKAMGVGLMTRKVGATVSPVVELKKEGDTYVLTSTSTFKNMTTKFQPGVEFDDETADGRKVKSIITIAGDTITEVQTDQNGKVSTIERTFSDQEIKMVLKVDDVICTRVYKLQG
- the LOC111418725 gene encoding uncharacterized protein codes for the protein MTSTRRNKSETNSFELVLNENESLIGEKDDLQVDLQNIICGGNTVLLDGNQYYIHSNEVEAVILNPDEGNNAIQDVYIKDNEEEPIQFVQEEIESNSNLIYSVGGKRLKLENGKIFNLEGIQQFTDELGILNQFRSICCNKRWATSFATF